The Solibacillus sp. FSL R7-0682 genome includes a window with the following:
- a CDS encoding ABC transporter ATP-binding protein, whose translation MKVFFKLGWFFKERKWQYAIGLLMLTLVAILQLIPPKIIGYTIDEIGAGTLTKASLFKFIVVIVFVALGMYVLRYYWRQMIFGSSNYLARTLRQKLHRHFSKMSPSFYQKHRVGDLMAHATNDISAVQQTAGGGVLTLFDSITTGGFVILAMAITIDWRLTLIALIPMPLMALSTTYYGKLLHERFRHAQAAFSDLNDKTQESITGIKVLKTFGQKQQDVDDFTRLSDEVVEKNLKVAKIDSLFDPTISFVVGLSFLLSLGFGTKFILEDAMTVGDLIAFTTYLNILVWPMLAIGMLFNIVERGSVSYDRIERLLNEPIEIDDKKDAISVMPSGDIEFHIDSFTFPGDEKPSLHNVHFELKRGETLGIVGKTGAGKTSILKLILREFEGYDGDIRFGQHSITDYEKLKLREAIGYVPQDHFLFSASIFSNIAFANADATIHEVREAAKLAYIDEDIMGFSDDYKTVVGERGVSLSGGQKQRISIARALLMKPELLILDDSLSAVDARTEEAILQALKEERKNATTIITSHRLSAIQQAHTIIVVDNGTIIEKGTHEQLMALKGSYYEMYELQQLEQLVEQGGDGHGE comes from the coding sequence ATGAAGGTATTTTTTAAGCTAGGGTGGTTTTTTAAAGAGCGTAAATGGCAATATGCGATTGGGTTACTAATGCTGACGTTAGTCGCAATTTTACAGCTCATCCCACCGAAAATCATCGGTTATACAATTGATGAAATTGGTGCAGGAACGTTAACAAAGGCAAGTTTATTTAAGTTTATAGTGGTGATTGTCTTCGTTGCACTCGGAATGTACGTACTACGCTATTATTGGAGACAGATGATTTTTGGATCATCGAACTATTTAGCACGGACACTTCGACAAAAGCTGCATCGTCATTTCTCAAAAATGTCGCCTTCCTTTTATCAAAAGCATCGTGTTGGTGATTTAATGGCCCATGCGACAAATGATATAAGTGCCGTGCAGCAAACAGCTGGTGGTGGAGTGTTAACGCTGTTTGACTCAATTACGACTGGTGGATTTGTTATTTTAGCAATGGCGATTACAATCGATTGGCGGCTTACGCTTATTGCACTAATTCCAATGCCATTAATGGCACTATCAACAACGTATTATGGGAAGCTTCTACATGAGCGCTTCCGACACGCACAAGCGGCCTTTTCAGATTTGAATGATAAAACACAAGAAAGTATTACCGGAATTAAAGTGTTAAAAACATTTGGACAAAAGCAACAGGATGTAGATGATTTTACACGTCTATCGGATGAAGTAGTTGAGAAAAACTTAAAAGTGGCGAAAATAGATTCATTATTCGATCCGACGATTAGCTTTGTAGTAGGCTTAAGCTTTTTACTTAGCTTAGGATTTGGTACGAAATTCATTTTAGAAGATGCCATGACAGTCGGTGATTTAATTGCCTTTACGACCTATTTGAATATTCTTGTATGGCCAATGTTAGCGATTGGGATGCTCTTTAATATTGTGGAGCGCGGTAGTGTATCCTATGATCGGATTGAACGATTACTAAATGAGCCAATTGAAATCGATGATAAAAAAGATGCGATTTCAGTAATGCCTTCTGGGGATATTGAATTTCATATTGATTCCTTTACATTCCCAGGAGATGAAAAGCCTTCGTTACATAATGTTCATTTCGAATTAAAACGTGGGGAAACACTAGGTATTGTCGGAAAAACCGGAGCAGGGAAAACTTCGATTTTAAAACTTATTTTACGAGAGTTTGAAGGCTATGATGGAGACATTCGCTTTGGTCAACATAGTATTACAGATTACGAAAAATTAAAACTTCGGGAAGCAATTGGCTATGTGCCTCAAGATCATTTCTTATTTTCTGCAAGTATTTTTTCGAATATCGCCTTTGCCAATGCAGATGCCACAATTCATGAGGTGCGTGAAGCAGCAAAACTTGCCTATATTGACGAAGATATAATGGGCTTCTCTGATGATTATAAAACAGTTGTAGGGGAGCGAGGCGTTTCATTATCTGGTGGACAAAAGCAACGTATTTCCATTGCGCGAGCATTACTAATGAAGCCAGAGTTGCTTATTTTAGATGATTCCTTATCGGCAGTTGATGCACGTACAGAGGAAGCAATCTTACAAGCATTAAAAGAAGAGCGGAAAAATGCAACGACAATTATTACATCGCATCGCTTAAGCGCCATTCAACAAGCCCATACAATCATTGTTGTGGATAATGGGACGATTATTGAAAAGGGAACTCATGAACAATTAATGGCTCTAAAAGGAAGTTATTATGAAATGTACGAATTGCAGCAATTGGAACAATTAGTGGAGCAAGGAGGGGATGGACATGGCGAATGA
- a CDS encoding CarD family transcriptional regulator, whose translation MYAIGDTAFYGTNGICTIKDIQEKQFQGESQLYYVLESNVYPALVLYHPVHTENSKLQKIIPQQLAEEIISVFSQSPGEWNERHAVRMQLFKSTIDTRDHLKIAQLLNTILRKQQELKAMDKKLNQQDMQMAQQISTILYDELALVLNMSKVEVANKIDTLIQQ comes from the coding sequence ATGTACGCAATTGGTGATACAGCCTTTTACGGAACGAACGGCATTTGTACAATAAAAGATATTCAAGAGAAACAATTTCAAGGGGAAAGCCAGCTATATTATGTATTAGAGTCAAATGTTTACCCCGCATTGGTTTTATATCATCCCGTTCATACAGAGAATTCAAAGCTACAAAAAATTATACCGCAACAATTGGCGGAAGAAATTATTTCGGTGTTCTCTCAAAGTCCAGGCGAATGGAATGAACGTCATGCAGTACGAATGCAACTTTTTAAATCTACTATAGATACTAGAGATCATTTAAAAATTGCTCAACTTTTGAATACCATCCTTCGAAAACAACAAGAATTAAAGGCCATGGATAAAAAACTTAATCAACAAGATATGCAAATGGCTCAACAAATATCGACGATTTTATATGATGAACTTGCGCTAGTCTTAAATATGTCAAAAGTTGAAGTAGCAAACAAAATCGATACACTTATTCAGCAATAA
- a CDS encoding SDR family NAD(P)-dependent oxidoreductase, with protein sequence MELGLQGKTVLVTGGSKGIGLYSALQFVKEGAQVAIVARGEKGLAEAKAFIKEQTGIEIFTIATDISKEENCKQIVEQTVAHYGKLEILINNAGTASANSFEEVDAALWQSDLDLKLFGAIHTSKYAIEHMKAAGQGSIVNLSAVLAKTPPAGSLPTTVSRAAGLALTKAMSNDLGKYNIRVNAVCIGLIRSSQIEARWKKAMPNESWETYSKEIGKNIPLGRIGNTEEAANAIVFLASDAASYITGTAINMDGGSGGTL encoded by the coding sequence ATGGAATTAGGCTTACAAGGAAAAACGGTGTTAGTAACCGGTGGCAGTAAAGGAATTGGTTTATATAGTGCACTTCAATTCGTGAAAGAAGGTGCTCAAGTAGCGATAGTTGCACGTGGCGAAAAAGGGCTTGCGGAGGCAAAAGCCTTCATTAAGGAGCAAACTGGGATTGAAATCTTCACTATCGCAACCGACATTTCTAAAGAAGAGAACTGTAAACAGATTGTGGAACAAACGGTTGCCCATTACGGGAAGCTAGAAATACTAATTAACAATGCGGGTACAGCATCTGCAAATAGCTTTGAGGAGGTCGATGCGGCGTTATGGCAATCGGATTTAGACTTAAAGCTGTTTGGAGCCATTCATACTTCAAAATACGCAATTGAGCATATGAAGGCGGCTGGACAAGGCTCGATTGTCAACTTATCGGCTGTACTTGCAAAAACCCCTCCTGCAGGCAGTTTACCGACAACAGTAAGTCGTGCTGCCGGACTTGCTCTGACGAAGGCAATGAGTAATGATCTTGGGAAATACAATATTCGTGTCAATGCGGTATGTATTGGTCTTATTCGAAGTAGTCAAATTGAAGCACGATGGAAAAAGGCGATGCCAAATGAATCATGGGAAACATATTCAAAAGAAATTGGTAAAAACATACCGCTTGGCCGCATCGGTAATACCGAAGAGGCAGCAAATGCCATTGTCTTTTTAGCAAGTGATGCGGCAAGCTATATTACAGGAACTGCGATTAATATGGATGGCGGCTCTGGCGGGACTTTATAA
- a CDS encoding class I SAM-dependent rRNA methyltransferase — MRQIVELHVDAKAIKDLTNGYPLILKDAIATTEVSIEEGSILHLVDKNGGYIATGYYGAQNKGIGWVLTRKEKEKIDVKFFAKKIREAAEKRANFFASEDTTAFRVFNGEGDGIGGLTIDFFNGFYMVSWYSEGIYSFRDEVYEALNETLNTRGVYEKLRFNTNGQYIEQDDFVSGEKGEFPLIVQENGMNYAVDLNDGAMTGIFLDQRNVRKTLRDNYSMDKTVLNTFSYTGAFSVAAAMGGAAGTTSVDLAKRSLAKTIEQFAVNGIDYESQDIKVMNVFDYFNYAARKGLKFDVVVLDPPSFARTKKMTFSTAKDYPKLLMDALAITNDKGIIVASTNNASFNLKKFNGFIEKAFAESNKKYKILEQHQLPEDFTIPHNFPEFNYLKVVIIQVL; from the coding sequence ATGAGACAAATAGTAGAACTACATGTGGATGCAAAAGCAATTAAAGATTTAACGAATGGCTATCCATTAATTTTAAAGGATGCAATTGCAACAACAGAAGTATCGATTGAAGAAGGCAGTATACTGCATTTAGTCGATAAAAATGGCGGTTACATTGCAACAGGCTATTACGGTGCGCAAAATAAAGGAATTGGCTGGGTATTAACGCGCAAGGAAAAAGAAAAGATCGACGTAAAATTTTTCGCCAAGAAAATTCGTGAAGCAGCAGAAAAGCGTGCAAACTTTTTTGCTTCTGAAGATACGACAGCATTCCGTGTTTTTAATGGAGAAGGCGACGGAATCGGTGGATTAACGATTGATTTCTTCAACGGCTTTTATATGGTGAGTTGGTATAGTGAAGGAATTTATTCGTTCCGCGATGAAGTATATGAAGCATTAAATGAAACACTGAATACACGAGGTGTATACGAAAAGCTAAGATTCAATACGAACGGCCAATACATCGAGCAAGATGATTTTGTATCTGGTGAAAAGGGCGAGTTCCCATTAATCGTTCAGGAAAATGGCATGAATTATGCGGTGGATTTAAATGACGGCGCGATGACAGGTATTTTCTTAGATCAACGTAATGTACGTAAAACATTACGAGATAACTATTCAATGGACAAAACGGTGCTAAATACTTTCTCTTATACAGGCGCATTTTCTGTTGCGGCAGCAATGGGTGGTGCAGCGGGAACGACAAGTGTCGATCTAGCCAAACGTAGTCTAGCAAAAACAATTGAGCAGTTTGCCGTGAATGGCATTGACTATGAATCCCAAGACATTAAAGTGATGAATGTATTTGATTATTTCAACTATGCCGCACGTAAAGGCTTGAAATTTGATGTAGTAGTCCTTGATCCACCAAGCTTTGCACGAACAAAGAAAATGACATTCAGCACAGCGAAGGATTATCCGAAATTATTAATGGATGCATTAGCGATTACGAACGATAAAGGAATCATTGTGGCTTCAACGAACAACGCAAGCTTTAACCTGAAGAAGTTTAATGGGTTTATTGAAAAAGCCTTTGCTGAATCAAACAAAAAATACAAAATTTTAGAACAGCATCAGCTTCCAGAAGATTTTACAATTCCACACAACTTCCCTGAGTTTAATTACTTAAAGGTCGTCATTATTCAAGTATTATAG
- a CDS encoding ABC transporter ATP-binding protein, translated as MANEQVTETISSKEQSVVLKRLLTYLKPHKKLLFVALFLLTLTVIGDMVGPYLIKVFIDDYLMIGNINLQPVLTLAISYFVIQLLNVVITYYQHIKFQELALKIIQQLRIDVFSKIHQLGMRYFDQVPAGSIVSRATNDTEAIKDMFVSVLISFVQAAFLIVGVYIAMFLLNPKLALVMLLLLPIIIYIIYLYRKLSSVVYMRMREKLGQLNARLSETLSGMSIVQAFRQEKRFNDDFDTINEEHYNAMMANTKMNSLLLRPIIDLVYFTAIIILLFYFGWTSFDTAVEVGVVYAFVTYMNRFFDPINQMMERLAIFQQAIVAASRVFALMDNDELEPKQQNEMKSVTNGCIEFKNVSFSYDGKQDVLKNISFTVNPGETVALVGHTGSGKSSIINLLMRFYEFERGEILIDGESIKSYPQQELRDKMGLVLQDPFLFYGTIASNIRLFNDKLSLQDVKEAAEFVQANDFIEALPDGYQNRVTERGSTFSSGQRQLIAFARTIATNPKVLVLDEATAAIDTETEVGIQQSLEKMRKGRTTIAIAHRLSTIQDAEQILVLHKGEIVERGTHQELLAQKGLYEKMFLLQNGIVNE; from the coding sequence ATGGCGAATGAACAAGTGACAGAAACAATATCAAGTAAGGAACAAAGCGTTGTTTTAAAGCGATTATTAACCTATTTAAAGCCGCATAAAAAGCTGTTATTTGTCGCGCTTTTCCTCCTTACTTTAACTGTTATTGGTGATATGGTAGGTCCTTATTTAATTAAAGTATTTATTGATGATTACTTAATGATCGGCAATATTAATCTACAGCCAGTATTGACATTAGCGATTAGCTATTTTGTCATTCAATTGTTAAATGTAGTGATTACGTATTATCAGCATATTAAATTCCAGGAGCTTGCCCTGAAAATTATTCAGCAACTACGGATTGATGTATTTTCAAAAATACATCAGCTCGGGATGCGCTATTTTGACCAAGTGCCTGCGGGATCGATTGTATCAAGAGCTACGAATGATACAGAAGCGATTAAAGATATGTTCGTGTCGGTACTTATTAGTTTTGTACAAGCAGCATTTTTAATTGTCGGAGTTTACATTGCAATGTTTTTATTAAATCCAAAGCTTGCCTTAGTGATGCTGTTACTTTTACCAATCATCATTTATATTATCTACTTATACCGCAAGCTAAGTTCGGTCGTCTATATGCGGATGCGAGAAAAGCTAGGGCAATTAAATGCACGACTTTCTGAAACTTTATCCGGGATGAGTATTGTCCAAGCGTTTCGTCAAGAAAAACGTTTCAATGATGATTTCGATACAATCAACGAAGAACATTATAATGCGATGATGGCAAATACAAAAATGAATAGCTTATTGCTACGTCCAATTATCGATTTAGTGTATTTTACCGCGATTATCATTTTACTGTTTTATTTCGGCTGGACATCATTCGATACAGCAGTTGAAGTAGGGGTTGTTTATGCGTTTGTCACGTATATGAACCGTTTCTTTGATCCAATCAATCAAATGATGGAGCGTTTAGCAATTTTCCAACAGGCAATTGTTGCTGCATCTCGTGTATTCGCATTAATGGATAACGATGAATTAGAGCCAAAGCAGCAAAATGAAATGAAGTCTGTAACAAATGGATGTATTGAATTTAAAAATGTATCCTTTAGTTATGATGGCAAACAGGATGTACTGAAAAACATTTCATTTACGGTAAATCCAGGGGAAACAGTGGCATTGGTAGGACATACAGGTAGTGGGAAGAGCTCAATTATTAACTTGTTAATGAGATTTTATGAATTTGAACGAGGTGAAATCTTAATCGATGGTGAGTCAATTAAGAGCTACCCTCAGCAAGAATTGCGAGATAAAATGGGCTTAGTATTACAAGATCCATTCCTGTTTTATGGCACAATTGCCTCCAATATTCGTCTCTTTAATGACAAGCTGTCACTACAGGATGTGAAAGAAGCAGCGGAATTTGTACAGGCAAATGACTTTATTGAGGCACTTCCGGATGGTTATCAAAACCGTGTAACAGAGCGTGGCTCAACGTTCTCTAGTGGACAACGTCAATTAATCGCCTTTGCTCGTACAATTGCGACGAACCCGAAAGTTCTAGTTCTTGATGAAGCGACCGCAGCGATCGATACTGAAACGGAAGTCGGCATTCAGCAATCTCTAGAAAAGATGCGAAAAGGAAGAACAACGATTGCGATTGCGCACCGATTATCAACGATTCAAGATGCCGAACAAATTTTAGTGCTGCATAAAGGCGAAATCGTCGAGCGCGGAACCCATCAAGAGCTACTTGCTCAAAAAGGTTTATATGAAAAAATGTTTTTACTGCAAAATGGTATTGTAAACGAGTAA
- a CDS encoding NAD(P)/FAD-dependent oxidoreductase codes for MSKEIVILGAGFAGVLSALTARKYLTADEAKITVVNQFPTHQIITELHRLAGGTINEGAVALPLAKIFKGKDINLEIAKVNSFDANSKKVELSTGKTLSYDTLVVSLGSQTGFFGIPGLEENSFVLKSVEEANQIREHIEARIKAYAQTKDEADATIVIGGGGLTGVELVGEIVDHFPKVAAKYGVKFEDLKIKLVEAGPRILPVFPPNLIDRATESLSKRGVEFITSTPVTGVKGNVIELKDREPIVANTLVWTGGVAPLPLVGESGLECDRGKALINDFLQSTSHPEVFVIGDASAHIPNPGDRPTYAPTAQVAWQQGEQAGYNIFAQMTGADMKEFKFTNSGTLGSLGRKDAIATIGANNTQLVGLPASLMKEASNIRYMTHIKALFGLAY; via the coding sequence ATGTCAAAAGAGATCGTTATTTTAGGTGCTGGATTTGCGGGTGTATTATCTGCGCTTACAGCTCGTAAATATTTAACTGCTGATGAAGCAAAAATTACAGTAGTCAACCAATTCCCAACACACCAAATCATTACAGAATTACACCGTTTAGCTGGTGGTACGATTAATGAAGGTGCTGTTGCATTACCGTTAGCAAAAATCTTTAAAGGTAAAGACATCAACCTTGAAATCGCGAAAGTGAACAGCTTTGATGCGAATTCAAAAAAAGTTGAATTATCAACTGGCAAAACATTATCATACGATACATTAGTTGTTTCTTTAGGTAGCCAAACTGGTTTCTTCGGTATCCCAGGCTTAGAAGAAAATTCATTTGTATTAAAATCAGTAGAAGAAGCAAACCAAATTCGTGAGCACATTGAAGCTCGCATTAAAGCATATGCGCAAACAAAAGATGAAGCGGATGCAACAATCGTTATCGGCGGTGGTGGTCTAACAGGTGTTGAGCTTGTTGGTGAAATCGTAGACCACTTCCCGAAAGTAGCTGCGAAATACGGTGTGAAATTTGAAGACCTAAAAATTAAGCTAGTAGAAGCTGGTCCTCGTATTTTACCAGTATTCCCTCCAAACTTAATTGATCGTGCAACAGAATCTTTATCGAAACGTGGCGTAGAGTTTATTACATCAACTCCTGTAACAGGTGTTAAAGGGAATGTGATTGAGCTTAAAGACCGTGAGCCAATCGTAGCAAACACTTTAGTATGGACTGGTGGAGTAGCACCACTACCATTAGTAGGTGAATCAGGCTTAGAATGTGACCGTGGCAAAGCGTTAATTAACGACTTCCTACAATCTACATCTCACCCAGAAGTATTTGTTATCGGTGATGCATCTGCACACATTCCAAACCCAGGTGATCGCCCAACATACGCGCCAACAGCACAAGTTGCATGGCAGCAAGGTGAGCAAGCTGGTTACAACATCTTTGCTCAAATGACTGGCGCTGATATGAAGGAATTCAAATTCACAAACTCTGGAACATTAGGTAGTTTAGGTCGTAAAGACGCGATCGCTACAATCGGTGCAAACAATACACAATTAGTAGGCTTACCAGCTTCATTAATGAAGGAAGCTTCAAACATTCGTTACATGACGCATATTAAAGCGTTATTCGGCTTAGCATACTAA
- a CDS encoding DUF1641 domain-containing protein yields MSEMNNQQVEKLSVTQEQLDVLDQLLKPEVQASLNTLVENLPKLAEMTTLLTKSYDFATAVATDETLKNDTVAAVTEMAAPVVGTAKSLAQITIEAKDRAEESNETVGIFGLMKMLKDPQVQGVLRFANAFLAVSAERKANK; encoded by the coding sequence ATGTCAGAAATGAATAATCAACAGGTAGAAAAATTATCTGTGACACAAGAGCAATTAGATGTTCTTGATCAATTATTAAAGCCAGAGGTACAAGCTTCATTAAATACGCTTGTTGAAAACTTACCGAAATTAGCTGAAATGACAACTTTATTAACGAAATCATATGACTTCGCTACAGCAGTAGCAACAGATGAAACGTTAAAAAATGATACAGTTGCAGCTGTAACAGAAATGGCTGCACCCGTAGTAGGTACTGCAAAATCTTTAGCACAAATTACGATTGAAGCTAAAGACCGTGCAGAAGAAAGCAATGAAACAGTAGGTATTTTCGGATTAATGAAAATGCTTAAAGACCCACAAGTACAAGGCGTATTACGTTTCGCGAATGCCTTTTTAGCAGTTAGCGCTGAGCGTAAAGCAAACAAATAA
- the rarD gene encoding EamA family transporter RarD, whose amino-acid sequence MTDYKKGIFYAIGAYLMWGMIPLYWKQIDTVSSIEILVSRVIWSFLLTAFFILIIGQRKALLADIRYLWANQKQFWSLFVASIIISINWGVYIWAVNNDQLIQASLGYYINPLISVVFGLIFFQEKLSMATIVSVSIAGFGVCVMAFSGGTFPWISLTLAISFAFYGVLKKKIQLDATRGLAIETLYIVPLAMGVYLYLMNSTEVAFMHVDWKTNLFLIGSGVVTALPLILFAKGAQKIPLYLMGFIQFLSPTISLILGVVVFKEPFTAIESFTFGCIWLSVLIFSLSKFVEARKRYVRV is encoded by the coding sequence ATGACGGATTACAAAAAAGGTATATTCTATGCGATAGGGGCATACCTAATGTGGGGAATGATTCCTCTATATTGGAAGCAGATTGATACGGTTTCAAGTATTGAAATTTTGGTCAGTCGCGTTATTTGGTCGTTTCTATTAACGGCATTTTTTATTTTAATTATCGGGCAACGAAAAGCGTTACTTGCAGACATTCGCTATTTATGGGCGAATCAAAAGCAATTTTGGTCTTTATTTGTTGCATCCATTATTATATCGATTAACTGGGGCGTTTATATTTGGGCCGTGAATAATGATCAGCTCATTCAAGCTAGCTTAGGCTATTATATTAATCCGCTTATTTCAGTTGTTTTTGGTTTAATTTTTTTCCAAGAAAAATTATCGATGGCAACCATTGTTTCTGTGAGCATTGCTGGGTTTGGTGTATGTGTTATGGCATTTTCAGGTGGGACATTTCCATGGATTTCTCTAACGCTTGCAATTAGCTTTGCGTTTTATGGCGTATTAAAAAAGAAAATTCAGCTTGATGCAACACGTGGACTAGCTATTGAAACATTATATATAGTGCCGCTTGCAATGGGCGTGTATTTGTATTTAATGAATTCAACAGAAGTAGCATTTATGCACGTTGATTGGAAAACAAATTTATTTCTAATTGGAAGTGGGGTTGTAACAGCACTTCCGCTTATACTATTTGCAAAGGGAGCTCAAAAAATTCCATTGTACTTAATGGGGTTCATTCAATTTTTATCGCCAACAATCAGTTTGATTCTCGGGGTTGTTGTTTTTAAAGAACCATTCACGGCAATTGAATCATTTACATTCGGTTGTATATGGTTGTCCGTCCTAATCTTTTCTCTATCAAAATTCGTCGAAGCAAGAAAGCGATATGTAAGAGTATAA
- a CDS encoding MarR family transcriptional regulator, with product MNNTIEHLYKHYKTLRDFIVATWHEEHHLPLSNSEWICLNAVKEGANSIPEIMKRNEISKQAAHKMVKNLVDKNLLQLTLMTNSKVRYEISMTSTGLDIYEKNLQVQQLLEQQIEQTLGIDDYEKLQSILKKKWI from the coding sequence ATGAATAATACGATCGAACATCTCTATAAACACTATAAAACGTTACGTGATTTCATCGTCGCGACTTGGCACGAAGAGCATCACCTACCTTTATCCAATTCGGAATGGATTTGTTTAAATGCTGTTAAAGAAGGTGCCAATTCCATTCCAGAAATTATGAAGCGAAATGAAATCTCGAAGCAAGCTGCCCATAAAATGGTGAAGAATTTAGTTGATAAAAATCTTTTACAATTAACGTTAATGACTAATTCTAAAGTTCGTTATGAAATTTCAATGACTTCTACTGGATTAGATATTTATGAAAAAAACTTACAAGTACAGCAGCTTCTCGAGCAACAAATCGAGCAAACTCTTGGTATAGACGATTATGAAAAATTACAAAGTATTTTAAAGAAAAAATGGATTTAA
- a CDS encoding ABC transporter permease — protein sequence MLVLSKFSVLVKQLYKQKIRTKSFILTTLLYLVVLSAIMFWSEIKEFFFSGEEDTIAIVNETNFDVAQILQANESYEWEFVSTDGIADKLEEGDYYAAFTLTDEAGKLATKIESYDPLPLNDQQDFTSILSQVGQMYAMGQLDLTQEQQQLLLSTEPIITLEAINEEATDGKSTDEKMAGVFISYAIGIIIYMFVATYLSMITTEVASEKGSRALEMLLVSVKPETHFRAKLAGVSLVALTQFVILFGGLLALLRFTDNGSKWTMVTDLLDSLSASYFLYVVGFLFFTIFLYLIIGALFGSLVAKVEEAGQVMMPALMLTFLGFYVMLSGMGNPDTMLIKVFSYIPFTSGMVMPMRIGATDISAIAPLISFAILVATTAFLYFISLTFYKRSVLTYSSGGIIQKIKTVFKVTT from the coding sequence GTGCTGGTCTTGTCTAAATTTAGCGTACTTGTGAAGCAATTATATAAGCAAAAAATTCGTACAAAATCCTTTATTTTAACAACACTTCTTTATTTAGTCGTATTGTCAGCCATTATGTTCTGGTCAGAAATTAAGGAATTTTTCTTCTCAGGTGAGGAGGATACGATTGCAATAGTCAATGAAACAAATTTTGATGTGGCCCAAATTTTACAAGCAAACGAAAGCTATGAGTGGGAGTTTGTAAGTACGGATGGCATTGCTGACAAATTAGAAGAGGGCGATTATTATGCAGCCTTCACGCTGACAGATGAAGCAGGGAAGTTAGCAACGAAAATTGAATCATACGATCCACTTCCATTAAATGACCAGCAAGATTTTACGAGTATTTTAAGCCAAGTCGGACAAATGTATGCAATGGGGCAATTAGATTTAACTCAAGAGCAACAGCAGCTTTTACTTTCGACGGAACCAATTATTACTCTTGAAGCAATTAACGAGGAAGCAACAGATGGGAAGTCCACTGATGAAAAGATGGCGGGAGTATTTATTTCTTATGCCATTGGGATCATCATTTACATGTTTGTTGCAACATACTTATCGATGATTACAACAGAAGTGGCGTCAGAAAAAGGTTCTCGCGCGTTAGAAATGCTTTTAGTAAGTGTAAAACCTGAAACTCATTTCCGCGCAAAGCTTGCAGGTGTGTCTTTAGTGGCGCTGACGCAGTTTGTTATTTTGTTTGGCGGGCTACTTGCTTTATTACGTTTTACAGACAATGGTAGCAAATGGACGATGGTCACAGATTTACTTGATTCCTTATCAGCAAGCTATTTCTTATATGTTGTCGGCTTCTTGTTCTTTACAATTTTCTTGTATTTAATTATTGGTGCATTATTTGGCTCCCTTGTTGCCAAGGTAGAAGAAGCAGGGCAAGTGATGATGCCAGCGTTAATGCTTACATTTCTTGGGTTTTATGTTATGCTTTCAGGAATGGGCAATCCAGATACGATGCTAATTAAAGTCTTCTCCTATATTCCATTTACATCGGGCATGGTTATGCCGATGCGAATCGGTGCGACAGACATTTCAGCAATTGCGCCATTAATCAGTTTTGCTATATTAGTCGCAACAACGGCGTTCTTATATTTCATCAGCTTAACGTTCTATAAACGAAGTGTGTTAACGTATTCATCAGGTGGTATTATTCAAAAAATTAAAACAGTCTTTAAAGTCACGACATAA